The genomic window TCCTCCTCTGGCCGCTCATCCGCGTCGTCCTGTTCTCCCTGCAGGACTACGGCCTGCGCGAGATCGTCAGCGGCGACACCAACTTCAACGGCGGCGCGAACTACGCCGAGGTCTTCGCCGACCCGACCCTCTGGACCGTCGTCCTCCCGAACACCGTCCTCTTCGCCGCCGCGGCCGTCATCGGTACCGTCGTCCTGGGCACCCTCGTCGCCCTCCTCATGGCGAACCTCGGCTCCTTCTGGCGCACCATCGTCGGCAGCGCCATCATGGTCGCCTGGGCGATGCCCGCCGTCACCGGCACCTACGTCTGGGTCTGGATCTTCGACGCCGACCGCGGCATCGTCAACCAGACGCTCATGGGGCTCGGGCTCATGGACGAGCCCTTCAACTGGTTCACGAACCAGTTCACGTTCTACGGCATCGCGCTGCTGAACGTGATCCACCACGGCTTCCCCTTCGTGGCCATCACCGTCCTCGCCGGCCTGCTCGGCGTGTCCAAGGAGATGCTGGAAGCCGCCGAGATGGACGGGGCGGGCGCGTTCCGTCGCTTCTTCCAGATCACCTTCCCATCGCTGCGTCAGGTGTTCTCGGTCGTGATCATCCTGTCGACCATCTGGGACTTCAAGGTGTTCGCGCAGATCTACCTCATGCCGGGTGGTTCCGGCTCGAACCGCGAGGTGTTGAACCTCGGCGTGTGGTCGTACGTGGAGTCCTTCGGACAGAACCGCTACGGCTTCGGCTCCGCGATCGCGGTGCTGTTGACGCTCGTCCTGCTCGGCATCACGATCGTCTACATCCGCGCCCTCATGAAGGAGGACGAACTGTGACCACCCAGGCTCCGGCCCCCACCGCAGACCGTCGACCGGCTCAGAAGCCAGGCATCGACCGGTCCGCCACGCCGCAGGTCCCGATGCACCGGAAGGCGAGCGGTCGGAAGATCCGCTCGAACACCGTCAAGGCGATCCTCGTCACCCTGCTGCTCGTCTTCACGCTGTTCCCGGCGTACTGGATGCTGTCGAGCGCGTTCGACGCACAGGCGTCGAGCGGCGGGCAGTCGTTCTTCCCGAAGGAACTGTCGCTCACGAACTTCCAGTCGGTCCTGACCGACGGCGGCTTCGGCGTCTTCCTCCGCAACTCCGCGATCGTGGCAGCCGCCACCGTGCTCATCTCGGCGGCCGTCGCGCTCCTCGCCTCGGTCGCGGTCGCCCGCTTCCGGTTCAAATTCCGCACCGCGGTGCTGCTCATGATCCTCGTCGTGCAGATGGTGCCGCTCGAGGCGCTCGTGATCCCGCTGTTCGTGCAGATCCGCGACCTGCAGCTGCTCAACACCCTGCTCGGGCTCATCATCGTGTACGTTGCGCTCGCGCTGCCGTTCGGCATCTGGATGCTCCGCGGCTTCGTCGCGGCGGTGCCGGTGGAGCTCGAAGAGGCGGCCTTCCTCGACGGTGCCAGCTGGTGGCGCATGTTCCGCTCGATCATGCTCCCACTCGTGGCCCCGGGCCTCGTCGCGACGAGCGTGTTCAGCTTCATCACGGCCTGGAACGAGTTCATCTTCGCGATGACCTTGCTCGGCGGCTCGACGGAGAACTACACGGTCGCCATCGGCCTCAAACAGTTCTTCGGCCTGAACTCCAACGACTGGGGTTCGGTCATGGCGGCGTCGACCATCATCACGATCCCGGTCATGATCTTCTTCATCCTCGTGCAGCGCCGCCTCTCCGGCGGACTGGTGTCCGGAGCGGTGAAGGGATGATCGACCCAGACGTCGCGCGGCTCGTCCGGGGCGTCCTCTGGCCGGGGTTCCTCGGCCGGACCGCCCCGGATTGGCTGCTGCGCGAACTGGACGGCGGCCTCGCGGGCGTCGTGTACTTCGGGCAGAACCTCTCCTCGGACCCGGCGGAGGTCGCGGCGCTGTCGGCCGAACTCCGCGTCCACCGGCCCGAGGTCCTCATCGGCGTCGACGAGGAGGGCGGCAACGTCTCCCGCCTCGAGGCGCAGACGGGTTCCACCCTGCCCGGGCATGCGCAGCTCGGTGCACTCGACGACGTCGAGACGACGCGCGCGGTGGGTTCGGTACTCGCCGAGCGGCTCCACGCGGCCGGGGCGAACGTCGCACTCGCGCCCGTCGCCGACGTGAACACCAACCCCGCGAACCCGGTCATCGGGGTGCGCTCGTTCGGACCCACCGCCGACCTCGTCTCCCGCCACGTCGCCGCGATGGTCGACGGATTGCAGACCGGCGGGGTCGCCGCGTGCGTCAAGCACTACCCCGGACACGGCGACACGGCGAGCGACTCGCACCTGGATCTGCCCCGCATCAACCTGGACCTGGCGGAGCTCGAAGCCGAGCATCTGCCACCGTTCGACGCGGCGATCGCCGCCGGCGTCGCGAGTGTCATGACCGCCCACATCGTCGTCCCGGCGTTCGGTGACGCCCCGGCGACACTCAACCCGATCCCCCTCCGCCGGCTGCGCGAGAGCGGCTTCGACGGTGTCATCATCTCCGATGCACTCGACATGGCGGCCATCCGTTCCACCACCGGCTCCGGACGCGGGGCGGTCCTCGCCCTCCAGGCCGGGGTCGATCTGCTCTGCATCGGCAACCCGTCCAACCTCGGGCCGAAGCAGGGCGCGACGACCGACGAGGACGACTACCTCGAGGTGTTCGAGGCGGTCTGCGCCGCGGTGGCCGACGGTGAGCTCGATCGAACGATCGTCGAGCGCGCGGCCGCCCGGGTGGCGTGGCTCGCACGGTCCGTCAGCCCTTCGACAGGCTCAGGGAACGGGGAATCGGTCCCCGAGGAGTCCCCGGTCCCCGAGCGGTCCACGCTCCCTGAGGTTGTCGAAGGGCCCTTCTCCGACGCCATCCGCCGGGTCGTGCGCGTCCGGGGCGAGGTCGCGATCGACGTGTCGGCGATCACCCTCGTCGACCTCCGCGACCGACCGACCTTCGCCGTCGCCTCGGCCCACGATCCGTTCGCCGAATCGCTCGCCGAACGGTTCGCCGTCGCCCGGCTCGCTGCCGGCCCGAGCCTCCGGACACCGGATCCGCACGCCGAGGCGCCCGCCTCCGACGAGCTGGCCCTGCTGCTCGAGACGATCCCCGCTGACGACGGCGTCGTCCTCCTCGCGGACCGCCTCGGCGGCGACACCCCGCAGCGGCTCGCGGTGGACCGTGTCGCGGTGGTCCGGCCGGACGCCGTCGTCGTGAGCGTCGGACTGCCGCTCTCCGAGGACGCCGTCCTTCCCCTGCCGGTGATCGACACGCTCGCAGCCTCCCGGGCGTCCGCCGACCGGGTCACCGAACTCCTGTCCGCGGCCTCTGCCGCGGCGCCGACGCACCACCTGCACAACCAGCACCACCGGAACGGATCATGAACCACCTCGCAGCACCCGTCCTCGCCATCGATCTCGGGAAGACCTCCTGCCGCGCCCGCATCACGAGCGGATCCGGCGACGGCCTGACCGTCCTCGCGGAGGCGCGCGGCCACGGGGCACCGGGCCTCGCCGACCACGAGGGCGCGGAGCTGTCGGCCCGCGCAGTCCTCGAAACGGTCGCGCACCTTCCCGCAGACCTCCTCGCCGAGGTGGAGCACGTCGGGATCGGCGCCGCCGGGGTGGAGGCGGCGCCGCACGAGGTCGCCGCATTCACCGCCGAACTGCGCCTGGCGCTCGGTGCGACGATCGCCGTCGTGAACGACGCCCTCGCGGCCCACGCCGGTGCGTTCGCCGGTGGTCCCGGCACGGTGCTCATCGCCGGCACCGGCTCCGTCGTGTTCGACGTCGACGCCGACGGCTCCGTGAAGCAGATCGACGGTTGGGGTCCCTGGCTCGGAGACGAGGGCAGCGGTCGGTGGATCGGGCAGCAGGGCCTCGAGGCGTGCATGCGTGCCTTCGACGGCCGCGGCCCCGCCACCACCTTGCTCGCCGACGCCGAGGCGCTCATCGGCTCGATCCCCGCGCTCCCCCGCTGGGTCTCGAGCACCGGAGCACCGGCCCGCCAACTCGGCACCTTCGCGCCCACGGTCATCACCCGAGCCGAGGAGGGCGACGCGGTCGCCGCGGACATCGTCGACGCCGCCTGCGCCCATCTCGCCGTGAGCGCCGCCGCTGCCCGCACGGGTGCCGTGTGCGTCGTCGGCGGGATCGCCTCCCACCCCTACGTCGCCGTACATCTCGCGACGGCCCTGCACGAGGTCGGCGTCGACCTCGTCGCACCCCGCGGTGACGCACTCGACGGAGCCAGACTCGTCGCACTCGACACCGCGATCTCCTACGACGGAAGGGTCGTGCGCGACGATGTCCACGCAGCCTGAGGACGCTTCGGCCGCCCACCGTTCGACAGGCTCAGGGACCGGTGAACGCGACACCATCCGCGCGGAGCTCGCCACGCTCTCGACGGAGCAGGTGAACGAACGACACCCCGACCTCGACGCCCTCTCCACCCGGGAACTCGTCACCGCGATGAACGAGGACAACCGTTCCGTCCCCGACGCCATCGCGGCAGTGGAACCCGAGATCGCCGAGGCCGTCGAAGCGATCGTCGAGCGCCTCCGCCGGGGCGGACGACTCGTCTACCTGGGCGCCGGGACCGCCGGACGGATGGGCATCCTCGATGCGAGTGAGGCGCCACCCACGTTCGGGACCGACCCCGGCCTCATCGTCGGACTCATCGCGGGTGGTCCGGGCGCCATCCAGCAGGCGGTGGAGAACGCCGAGGACCGCGACGACCTCGGACGGGCGGATCTGGAGTCGCTGTCGATCACCGCGGACGACGCCGTCGTGGGGGTCTCCGCGTCCGGCCGCACGCCCTACGTCCTGGGCGCCCTCGAGTACGCGCGCTCGATCGGTGCGATCACGATCGGCCTGTCGTGCAACGCCGGCTCGCCGCTCGCCCGGGACGCGGACATCGGCATCGAGGCGGTCGTCGGTCCGGAGCTCCTCACGGGATCGACCCGGCTGAAGGCGGGGACGGCGCAGAAGCTCGTGCTCAACATGCTGTCGACGATCACGATGGTGCGGCTCGGGAAGACGTACCGGAACCTCATGGTCGACCTCCTCACCACGAACGAGAAGCTGCGGGCGCGGGCGGAACGCACGGTCATGTTGGCGACCGACGTCGACGCCGCCACGGCCGCGAAGACGCTCGCATCCGTGGACGGCTGGGTGAAGGCCGCTATCCTCGTCCTCGTGACCGGCATCGCCGCAGACGAAGCCGTCGCCCGCCTCCGTGGCGGCGACGGCTCCCTCAGCGCGGCCATCGCAGCGCACGCCGTCGAAGACCCGACGGGGGCCGCACCGGATGTCCACTGACGCGCTGCTCGTGCTCCGCCAGGCGATCCCTCGTCTGAGCGCCGCCGAGACGCGCGTCGCCGAGACCATCATCGGCACCCCCTCGCTCGTCGTCGAGCTGACCATCACCGAACTCGCGAAGGCGTGCGGCACCTCCCAGGCGACCGTCGCGCGGTTCTGCCAGACCATCGGGTACACCGGCTACCGGGAGTTCCGGGTCGCCGTCGCGACCTCCACGAGTCGCGAGCAGGCGGAGCGTGACCGGTTCGAGGTCGACGACGCCGACATCGACCCGGACGACTCGGTCGAGACGGTCGTCGCGAAGGTCGCGTACCAGGAGGTGCAGGCGATCGAGCTCACGGCCCGCTCGCTCGACCGCGACGCCCTGGACGCGGTCGTCGACGCCCTCCTCGTCGCCCCACGGATCGACGTCATCGGCTTCGGGTCCTCGAACCTCACGGCGCAGGACCTCCACCAGAAGCTCTACCGGATCGGCATGCCGGCCAACACCTTCGTCGACGCCCACCTCGCACTGCCCTCGGCCGCCCTCCTCGGGCCCGGCGGGGTGGCCATCGGCATCTCGCACTCCGGGCTCACGGTCGAGACCGAGCAGGCGATGCAGCTCGCGCGGGCCGCCGGCGCGACGACCGTGTGCATCACGAACTTCCCCGACTCTCCCATCGCCGGCCGGTGCGACCTCGTCCTCGCGACGCAGGCGAGGGAGAGCCGTTACCGTTCGGGTGCGATGTCGTCGCGCATCGCCCAGCTCGCGCTCGTCGACCTGCTCTTCATCCGTGTCGCCCAACGTCGTTACGACGCCGCGGCCGAGTCCCTCCGCGTCACCTACGAGTCGATCCAGGACCACCGCATCGACACCTGAGTCCGGCCCGGCCGGCGAGAGCGCAGTCGATGCTCTCGAATTCGCCCCGTGAGCGCGTCTCCTGCGCTCTCAGGAGAGCGACACGCCTGTGTGCTCGGCGAGCGCGAGCAGCAGCTCGTCCTGGAACGCCTCGTCTCGGACCGCGCGGTGCGGCTCCTCGCGTCGCTGGTGGTGCCAGTATCCGGAGGTGTCGGCGCCGCGCCCTTCGGCGAGCGCCACCTGGGTCCGGTGCCCGAGTTCCAGATCGTCGGGCGCGTTCGGCCCGCCCATCCGTGTCGGCACCCACCCCGGGTCGACCGCGTTGCTGAACACCCCGGGACGCACTCGCGCGATGGCCGCCGCGAGGACCGTCACGAGGAGTTTGCTGTCGGAGTAGCTCGCCGTCCTCGTGGAACCCGACCAGTCGAGGCCGTCGAGCGTCGCGGTACCGCCGCGGTGCATGCTGCTGCTGAGGAACACGAGTCGCCGCGCGGGGACGAGGGCGGTGAGCAGGTAGGGCGCGACCACGTTGACCGGCAGGACGGCCGTTCCGTCGAGGACGCCGGCGTTGTGGATGATCGCGTCCACGGGACCGGCTGCGGCGACCTGCTCCGCGAGCTCATGGACGCCGTCGAGGGTGGTGAGGTCACCGGTGACGAGGTGCGCGGAGGGCTCGTCGAGCAGTCGGACACCGTCGGCGCGGGCAAGGCTCCGTGCGTGGACGAGCACCTCGTGCCCGTGGTCGACCAGCTCGGTCGCGGCGCCGAGCCCCAGGCCGACGGCGGCACCGGTCACCAGGATGCGCGCCATCAGCGACCCCCTGCCCGTCCGGCCTCGCTGGTGTCGGGCTCGTTCGTGACCGCCGTGTCGTCACGTTGCGCAGCCTGCCGCTGGGACGCCGCCCAGTTCGCGAGCAACTGCAGTCGCTCGGCGGACGGCGAGCCGGGCTCCGCCGTGTAGACGAGCACGACGTGACCGGGGTCGGCCGTGATCGCGAGCTCCTCGTAGGCGAAGGTCATCTCGCCGACGATCGGGTGGTTGAACCGCTTCGTGCCCGTGCCGTGCGTGCGCACGTTGTGCGCTCCCCAAAGCGTGCGGAAGGCGTCGCTCCGGGTCGACAGCTCGCCGACGAGGTCGTGCAGTCCTTTGTCGTGCGGGTCCCGGCCGGCCTCGGCACGCATGACCGACACGCACATCTCGGCGAAGACGTCCCAGTCGGGGTAGAAGTCACGGGAGGCCGGGTCTAGGAACTGGAACCGCGCGAGATTCGGGGTGCGCCCGCCGTCGCCGATGACCGGTGAGTAGAACGCGCGCCCGAGCTCGTTGGTCGCGAGGAGGTCCTGGTGGGTGTTGCGGACGAAGGCGATGCCGTCGGTGATCGCATCGAGCATCCAGTGCAGGCTCGGCCGGGTCGCGGGGTTCTTGGCCACCCGGCGACGCGGTCGACCGGAGAGTGGGACGCCGTCGGCCGCGCGGGCGAGGTCGAACAAGTGTGTGCGTTCCGCCTCGTCGAGCTGGAGCGCCCGGGCGATGGCGTCGAGGACGGTCGAGGACGCTCCGGCGATGGCTCCGCGCTCCAGCTTCGCGTAGTACTCGACACTGACCCCGGCGAGCGCCGCCACCTCGGAACGCCGCAGCCCGGTCACCCGACGGTTGGGGCCCGCGGTGAGGCCGGCGAGTTCCGGGGTCAGCCGTGCCCGACGCGTCATGAGGAACTCGCGTACGTCTGCTCGATCGTCCATGCCTCCGACGATACGTCCTCGGCGCGAGCAGACAGGTGCCCTCTCGGTACACCTCTCAGGCGGGACTCCCTCCCGCGTCGCGCGGGGCGTTGACTGGTCGCCTGCACCACCCGACAGAAGGAGCACACATGCGCGCAGTCGTCATGCACTCGCCCGGCGACGTCCGGGTCGAGGACCGTCCGGACCCCACCGTCATCGACCCGACCGACGCCGTCATCCGGCTCACGGCGACCTGCATCTGCGGGTCCGACCTGTGGCCGTACCGCGGGGTCGAGCCCGTCGACCACACGAACATGGGGCACGAGTACGTCGGTGTCGTCGAGCAGGTCGGCGAGGACGTTCGGACGATCGCCGTCGGCGACTTCGTCGTGGGCTCCTTCGTGACCTCCGACAACACCTGTGAGATCTGTCAGGCGGGGTACCAGTCGAAGTGCGTGCACGCCGAGTTCGTGTCGGTCGCCGCCGGCACGCAGGCGCAGCTCGCCCGTATCCCCCACGCCGACGGCACGCTCGTGGCGACGCCGGGGCAGCCGGACGCGGAGCTCATCCCCTCGCTGCTCGCCGCGTCCGACGTACTCGGGACGGGCTGGTTCGCCGCTGTCGCCGCCGAGGTGGGGCCGGGGAAGACGGTCGCGGTCGTCGGTGACGGGGCCGTCGGACTCATGGCCGTCCTCGCGGCCCGGGAGCTCGGGGCGGAACGCATCATCGCGATGTCCCGTCACGCCGACCGGCAGGCGCTCGCCCGCGAGTTCGGCGCGACCGACATCGTCGAGGAGCGTGGTGCGGCGGGCGTCGCACGGATCACGGAGCTGACCGGCGGTCTCGGCGCGCACAGCGTCATCGAGGCGGTCGGCACCGAGGAATCCATGCTGCAGGCGATCCGCTCCACCCGCGGGGGCGGCCACGTCGGCTTCGTCGGCGTCGCCCACGAGGGTGTCTCGCTGCCGCTCGACGAGCTCTTCTTCGCCGAGGTGCACCTCCACGGTGGGCCGGCGCCGGTGCGACGGTTCCTCCCCGAGCTCATCCGGATGATCTGGGAGCGGAGGATCGACCCGGGGAAGGTCTTCGACCTCACGCTGCCGCTCGAGGACGCCGCCGAGGGCTACCGGGCCATGGACGAGCGTCGTGCGATCAAGGTGCTGCTGACACTGTGAACCCCGCGGAACCGATCACCTCGACCCCGGACGCTCCGGCCGGGGCGTCACCTCTCCCGACAGCCGGGGCGCCCACCCGGATGCCCTGGTTCGCGCTCGCGGCCCTCGCCGCCATGGGGTTCGTCCTCGTGGCCTCGGAGACGATGCCGGCAGGGCTCCTCCCGGTCATCGCCCGAGATCTCGAGACGAGCGAAGGCCTGATCGGTCAGTTCATCAGTGTGTGGGCGCTCGGGACCGTCATCGTCACGATCCCGGCGCTCGCCATCACCCGTGGGCTGCGTCGCAAGCCGCTCCTCCTCGGCGCGATCGTCGGGCTCATCCTCGCGAACACCGTGACCGCGGTCGCCGGGGACGTCGTCGTCGCGCTGGTGTCGCGGTTCGTCGCCGGTGCGTTCTGCGGGGTGATCTGGGGCATGCTCGCCGCCTACGGGCGTCGCATCAGCCCGCCCGACCGTGGAGGCCTCGCACTGTCGATCGTGTCCGTCGGAGCGCCCGCCGGGCTGGCGCTCGGGACACCGCTCGGCGCCTGGCTGGGCACCGCGTTCGACTGGCGCTGGGCGTTCGGAGGACTCACGGCGCTCGCCCTCGTCGTGCTCGTGTCCGTCGCGGTCGTGGTGCCCGACGCGCCTGGGCAGCCTCGCTCTGCCCGGCTCCCACTCCGACGGGTGTTCGTCCTGCCCGGTGTCGCGGTCGTCCTCGCGGTGATCGTCGTCTGGATGCTGGCCCACAACACCGTCTACACCTACATCGCACCGTTCCTTCGGGGCGCGGGCTCGGGACTCGGGGCCGATCTCGTGCTGCTCGTCTACGGCGTCGCGTCCATCGCGGGCATCGGTCTCACGGCGGCGCTCATCGACCGGGCTCCTCGCGCGCTGCTCCACGCGAGCGTCTCGGTGTTCGTCGTGGCGGGCTTGCTGCTCCTGATCGGCCACGCATCGATCGTCGCCGTCCTCGTCGCGACGGTCCTGTGGGGGCTGGCGTTCGGTG from Plantibacter flavus includes these protein-coding regions:
- a CDS encoding carbohydrate ABC transporter permease produces the protein MSTLTPPTVTREAPASRVAGGPSPKRLRLLMRTRPWLLLTPALLILAVLLLWPLIRVVLFSLQDYGLREIVSGDTNFNGGANYAEVFADPTLWTVVLPNTVLFAAAAVIGTVVLGTLVALLMANLGSFWRTIVGSAIMVAWAMPAVTGTYVWVWIFDADRGIVNQTLMGLGLMDEPFNWFTNQFTFYGIALLNVIHHGFPFVAITVLAGLLGVSKEMLEAAEMDGAGAFRRFFQITFPSLRQVFSVVIILSTIWDFKVFAQIYLMPGGSGSNREVLNLGVWSYVESFGQNRYGFGSAIAVLLTLVLLGITIVYIRALMKEDEL
- a CDS encoding carbohydrate ABC transporter permease, coding for MHRKASGRKIRSNTVKAILVTLLLVFTLFPAYWMLSSAFDAQASSGGQSFFPKELSLTNFQSVLTDGGFGVFLRNSAIVAAATVLISAAVALLASVAVARFRFKFRTAVLLMILVVQMVPLEALVIPLFVQIRDLQLLNTLLGLIIVYVALALPFGIWMLRGFVAAVPVELEEAAFLDGASWWRMFRSIMLPLVAPGLVATSVFSFITAWNEFIFAMTLLGGSTENYTVAIGLKQFFGLNSNDWGSVMAASTIITIPVMIFFILVQRRLSGGLVSGAVKG
- a CDS encoding glycoside hydrolase family 3 protein; this encodes MIDPDVARLVRGVLWPGFLGRTAPDWLLRELDGGLAGVVYFGQNLSSDPAEVAALSAELRVHRPEVLIGVDEEGGNVSRLEAQTGSTLPGHAQLGALDDVETTRAVGSVLAERLHAAGANVALAPVADVNTNPANPVIGVRSFGPTADLVSRHVAAMVDGLQTGGVAACVKHYPGHGDTASDSHLDLPRINLDLAELEAEHLPPFDAAIAAGVASVMTAHIVVPAFGDAPATLNPIPLRRLRESGFDGVIISDALDMAAIRSTTGSGRGAVLALQAGVDLLCIGNPSNLGPKQGATTDEDDYLEVFEAVCAAVADGELDRTIVERAAARVAWLARSVSPSTGSGNGESVPEESPVPERSTLPEVVEGPFSDAIRRVVRVRGEVAIDVSAITLVDLRDRPTFAVASAHDPFAESLAERFAVARLAAGPSLRTPDPHAEAPASDELALLLETIPADDGVVLLADRLGGDTPQRLAVDRVAVVRPDAVVVSVGLPLSEDAVLPLPVIDTLAASRASADRVTELLSAASAAAPTHHLHNQHHRNGS
- a CDS encoding N-acetylglucosamine kinase, which encodes MNHLAAPVLAIDLGKTSCRARITSGSGDGLTVLAEARGHGAPGLADHEGAELSARAVLETVAHLPADLLAEVEHVGIGAAGVEAAPHEVAAFTAELRLALGATIAVVNDALAAHAGAFAGGPGTVLIAGTGSVVFDVDADGSVKQIDGWGPWLGDEGSGRWIGQQGLEACMRAFDGRGPATTLLADAEALIGSIPALPRWVSSTGAPARQLGTFAPTVITRAEEGDAVAADIVDAACAHLAVSAAAARTGAVCVVGGIASHPYVAVHLATALHEVGVDLVAPRGDALDGARLVALDTAISYDGRVVRDDVHAA
- the murQ gene encoding N-acetylmuramic acid 6-phosphate etherase; protein product: MSTQPEDASAAHRSTGSGTGERDTIRAELATLSTEQVNERHPDLDALSTRELVTAMNEDNRSVPDAIAAVEPEIAEAVEAIVERLRRGGRLVYLGAGTAGRMGILDASEAPPTFGTDPGLIVGLIAGGPGAIQQAVENAEDRDDLGRADLESLSITADDAVVGVSASGRTPYVLGALEYARSIGAITIGLSCNAGSPLARDADIGIEAVVGPELLTGSTRLKAGTAQKLVLNMLSTITMVRLGKTYRNLMVDLLTTNEKLRARAERTVMLATDVDAATAAKTLASVDGWVKAAILVLVTGIAADEAVARLRGGDGSLSAAIAAHAVEDPTGAAPDVH
- a CDS encoding MurR/RpiR family transcriptional regulator; this encodes MSTDALLVLRQAIPRLSAAETRVAETIIGTPSLVVELTITELAKACGTSQATVARFCQTIGYTGYREFRVAVATSTSREQAERDRFEVDDADIDPDDSVETVVAKVAYQEVQAIELTARSLDRDALDAVVDALLVAPRIDVIGFGSSNLTAQDLHQKLYRIGMPANTFVDAHLALPSAALLGPGGVAIGISHSGLTVETEQAMQLARAAGATTVCITNFPDSPIAGRCDLVLATQARESRYRSGAMSSRIAQLALVDLLFIRVAQRRYDAAAESLRVTYESIQDHRIDT
- a CDS encoding SDR family NAD(P)-dependent oxidoreductase; the protein is MARILVTGAAVGLGLGAATELVDHGHEVLVHARSLARADGVRLLDEPSAHLVTGDLTTLDGVHELAEQVAAAGPVDAIIHNAGVLDGTAVLPVNVVAPYLLTALVPARRLVFLSSSMHRGGTATLDGLDWSGSTRTASYSDSKLLVTVLAAAIARVRPGVFSNAVDPGWVPTRMGGPNAPDDLELGHRTQVALAEGRGADTSGYWHHQRREEPHRAVRDEAFQDELLLALAEHTGVSLS
- a CDS encoding helix-turn-helix transcriptional regulator, producing the protein MDDRADVREFLMTRRARLTPELAGLTAGPNRRVTGLRRSEVAALAGVSVEYYAKLERGAIAGASSTVLDAIARALQLDEAERTHLFDLARAADGVPLSGRPRRRVAKNPATRPSLHWMLDAITDGIAFVRNTHQDLLATNELGRAFYSPVIGDGGRTPNLARFQFLDPASRDFYPDWDVFAEMCVSVMRAEAGRDPHDKGLHDLVGELSTRSDAFRTLWGAHNVRTHGTGTKRFNHPIVGEMTFAYEELAITADPGHVVLVYTAEPGSPSAERLQLLANWAASQRQAAQRDDTAVTNEPDTSEAGRAGGR
- a CDS encoding zinc-dependent alcohol dehydrogenase family protein; this encodes MRAVVMHSPGDVRVEDRPDPTVIDPTDAVIRLTATCICGSDLWPYRGVEPVDHTNMGHEYVGVVEQVGEDVRTIAVGDFVVGSFVTSDNTCEICQAGYQSKCVHAEFVSVAAGTQAQLARIPHADGTLVATPGQPDAELIPSLLAASDVLGTGWFAAVAAEVGPGKTVAVVGDGAVGLMAVLAARELGAERIIAMSRHADRQALAREFGATDIVEERGAAGVARITELTGGLGAHSVIEAVGTEESMLQAIRSTRGGGHVGFVGVAHEGVSLPLDELFFAEVHLHGGPAPVRRFLPELIRMIWERRIDPGKVFDLTLPLEDAAEGYRAMDERRAIKVLLTL
- a CDS encoding MFS transporter, yielding MPWFALAALAAMGFVLVASETMPAGLLPVIARDLETSEGLIGQFISVWALGTVIVTIPALAITRGLRRKPLLLGAIVGLILANTVTAVAGDVVVALVSRFVAGAFCGVIWGMLAAYGRRISPPDRGGLALSIVSVGAPAGLALGTPLGAWLGTAFDWRWAFGGLTALALVVLVSVAVVVPDAPGQPRSARLPLRRVFVLPGVAVVLAVIVVWMLAHNTVYTYIAPFLRGAGSGLGADLVLLVYGVASIAGIGLTAALIDRAPRALLHASVSVFVVAGLLLLIGHASIVAVLVATVLWGLAFGGSSAQLQSALTRSGREHSDVANSFLPVAFNLAIFAGGVLGALLLGTFDGLILPVVMIALGLAALLLTIAGRRSAFAAG